In the Populus trichocarpa isolate Nisqually-1 chromosome 1, P.trichocarpa_v4.1, whole genome shotgun sequence genome, one interval contains:
- the LOC7473012 gene encoding A-agglutinin anchorage subunit — translation MDSNNNNNYSPSSTSSPPHPTSTSTTSISTTTDPVQSWWESVSKARSRILSLSSILPSHPSSSSFSLSSLADSDRPAISFLSSPEAYSHISSSLSSPLSGSGSDPLCQWLYETYLSSDPNLRLIVLSFLPLLSGIYLSRIHSSDSSSAPSLAGFEAVLLAIYSSEVKSRGGKPVVVQIPHLSQPSLYHIPRNKPHKSQVQAPSTGVLSPPLEPQIAIKSTKRPVIVGVALDCYFKHISQMPSWSKVELCRFAAAWAGQDCACQDKFDEFDGADYFLEGRNVMISSNEIEDSSGISESEPKGVRIPLPWEILQPLLRILGHCLLGPLNTQDAKDAASVAVRRLYARGSHDLVPQAILATRSLIQLDKRTRETEKATAANASSNANTPAKAKKPEILLVSK, via the coding sequence ATGGACtccaacaacaataacaactactctccctcctccacctcctcccCTCCCCACCcgaccagcaccagcaccaccaGCATCAGCACCACCACTGACCCAGTTCAATCCTGGTGGGAATCAGTCTCCAAAGCCCGTTCACGCATCCTCTCCCTCTCCTCAATCCTCCCTTCACacccttcttcctcttccttctcCCTTTCCTCCCTAGCCGACTCCGACCGCCCTGccatttcctttctctcttcccCAGAAGCTTACTCTCACATCTCCTCCTccctttcttctcctctttccGGCTCTGGCTCCGACCCCCTCTGCCAATGGCTTTACGAAACTTACCTTTCCTCTGATCCTAACCTCCGTCTCATTGTCCTCTCTTTCCTTCCTCTTCTGTCTGGCATTTATCTCTCTCGGATCCACTCTTCTGATTCCTCTTCTGCTCCTTCCCTTGCTGGCTTCGAAGCTGTTCTTCTTGCCATCTATTCGTCCGAGGTTAAATCTCGTGGCGGAAAGCCTGTGGTTGTCCAAATTCCTCATCTTTCTCAACCTTCTCTTTATCATATCCCGCGAAACAAGCCGCATAAATCGCAGGTTCAGGCTCCTTCTACTGGGGTTCTGTCCCCCCCACTTGAGCCCCAGATCGCTATTAAGTCTACTAAAAGGCCTGTCATTGTTGGGGTCGCTTTGGACTGTTACTTCAAACACATCTCACAGATGCCCAGTTGGTCTAAAGTCGAATTGTGCCGGTTTGCGGCCGCCTGGGCTGGACAGGATTGTGCTTGCCAAgataaatttgatgaatttgatgGTGCTGATTATTTCTTGGAGGGAAGGAATGTAATGATAAGCAGTAATGAGATTGAAGACAGCTCGGGGATCTCTGAGTCTGAGCCTAAGGGAGTAAGGATTCCTCTGCCTTGGGAGATTTTGCAGCCATTGTTGAGGATTTTAGGGCATTGTTTGTTGGGGCCATTGAATACACAAGATGCTAAGGATGCTGCTTCTGTTGCTGTAAGAAGGTTGTATGCTAGAGGGTCTCATGATTTGGTTCCACAGGCGATTTTAGCGACCAGGAGTCTAATTCAGCTTGATAAGAGAACGCGTGAAACTGAAAAGGCAACAGCTGCAAATGCTTCTTCAAATGCCAACACCCCCGCCAAAGCTAAGAAGCCTGAAATTCTCCTAGTCTCAAAGTGA